TCCTGTATTACCTGCCTTTTGGAACTACTGCTGGGAATCTCAGGtgcattttactttctgttgacattttaaaatggcaggGGAACTATGGTTGTGCATTGCAGTACTTGAGAAAACATATTTGGCATCTTGACTAAAATATTTGGCAAGATGGATTTTTAATGCCTAAACAATATTTGGGTGTAACGGAAAAGGTGTTGTCATCCTTGCTTGCTATGTACATGGTATCCTTTTTTATTGcgctttattattattaaagctCATGGGAAGCAGACAAATAGTAAGAATTTTGTAGTggatactttattttttttttcctggtggtgCTGTGGTGTTGTGAAAAAATGAGCTTACAATCTACTTACTGCTCAGTTGTTTGGCCAACGGTGGTATCTCTAGAATGGGCTGTAGTAATCCCAAATCCATGATAGATGTTTCTTTCACCAGTTTACAATGAATAATCCTCTTAATTTCCTTGAATAGCAGCTGGTATTGCTACAACCTGTGCCTAAAACCAAGAACAGCTTATTCAGAAAGCCTTCTGGCCCTGCGAGCAAGGAGGAATTTTCTCCCAGTGGGGGTTGCGTGGGCTAACTTTCACAAGGACAGCACTGCTGAGACGCTaacttcttctttctctcttctagatgcagcagctgttttatgaaaattatgAGCAGAACAAAAAAGGCTATATCCGAGACCTGAGGAACAGCAAAATACACAGAGCTATAACGCTGCACCCCAATAAGAACCCCCCATACCAGTACAGACTTCACAGCTACATGTTGAGCCGCAAGATAGCAGAGCTGCGCCACCGGACTGTGCAGCTGCACCGGGAAATTGTCCTGATGAGCAAATACAGCAATACAGAAATCCACAAAGACGACCTGCAGCTGGGGATGCCACCCTCCTTCATGAGATTCCAGCCCCGCCACCGGGAAGAAATCTTGGAGTGGGAGTTTCTTACAGGAAAGTATTTGTATTCGGGTGCCGATGGGCAGCCCCCTCGGAGAGGAATGGACTCTTCTCAGCGTGAAGCGTTGGATGACATTGTTATGCAGGTCATGGAGATGATCAACGCCAACGCTAAGACCCGGGGGAGGATCATAGATTTCAAGGAAATACAGTATGGCTATCGCAGAGTAAATCCGATGTACGGAGCAGAGTACGTTCTTGACTTGTTGCTTCTGTACAAAAAGCATAAGGGGAAGAAGATGACCGTCCCTGTCAGGAGGCATGCGTACTTGCAGCAGACGTTCAGCAAGATCCAGTTTATGGAGCATGAAGAGATGGATGCCAAAGAGCTGGCCAGCAAAATCAACCAGGATTCTGGATCCTTGTCCTTTCTCTCCAACTCGCTGAAGATGTTTGTTCCCTTCCAGCTCAGCAGATCAAAAGTAGAGAGGAAGGAACTCAAAGACAAGAAGATCAACATCCTGATTCCTCTCTCCGGACGTTTTGACATGTTCGCAAGGTTCATGGGGAATTTTGAAAAGACTTGCCTCATTCCAAACCAGAACGTCAAGCTGGTTGTCCTGCTTTTCAATTCCAACTCCAACCCTGACAAAGCGAAGCAGATCGAGCTGATGAGAGATTACCGCTCCAAATACCCCAAGGCTGACATGCAGGTTTTACCGGTGTCGGGGGAGTTCTCGAGGGCACTGGCTCTGGAAGTCGGATCTTCTCAATTCCAGAACGAGtctttacttttcttctgtgatgtTGACTTAGTGTTTACCACAGAATTCCTCCAGCGGTGTAGAGCCAATACGGTTTTGGGTCAACAAGTGTACTTTCCCATCATTTTTAGCCAGTATGATCCAAAGATTGTTTATAGTGGAAAAGTTCCTAGTGACAATCATTTTGCCTTCACCCAGAAAACAGGTTTCTGGAGGAACTATGGCTTTGGTATTACCTGTATTTACAAAGGTGATCTTCTTCGAGCAGGTGGCTTTGACGTCTCCATCCAAGGTTGGGGCCTCGAAGACGTAGACCTGTTTAACAAAGTCATTCAAGCTGGCTTAAAAACTTTCCGAAGCCAAGAAATTGGAGTAGTCCATGTGCATCACCCTGTTTTTTGTGACCCTAATCTTGATCcaaaacaatataaaatgtGCTTGGGGTCCAAAGCTTCAACTTATGGGTCCACGCAACAGCTGGCTGAAATatggtttgaaaaaaatgacCCAAAttttgggaaaagcagcaatacTAATGGCTCAGTGAGGACAGCCTAATGTCCAGCTATgctggaaaagactttttttttaattatctaatttatttttgggaaaatgttttttgataattcacttttaaaacaCCACACAGGATATATTTTAGAAATCATCATTGTTTTCTTACAAAGCGCTCGTTTTGAGAAGAACAAGGCCGttggtttttctgttgttgtggttttggttttgaacaaAACTGTGATCAATATTTGCCTTCAAACTAAAAAGTTGTTTGAGAGTTATCCGACCGATCGGCGGAAATCTGACTTGAATTAGAATTTCCTTATGAACAAAAGATTGTTTCCTACCTTTTCCGTTGCTGTCTTCATTGCTGGGATTCTGTAAATTGGGACCTGAGCGTGCAAGCCAAGTGGCAAAACAGTGTATCTAAATGTTTTGTTGTGATGGCTACCGTGCAAAGATTCTGCTTCTTTTGTTAAGGGTAgccattgttttttaaattgcattagAACAAAACAAATCGGTGTGGCGATGATAAGGATATTAATCgcaggaggttttttttctaaatggctgattatttcagtttaaaaatacacttccACTTATTATGGCCAGGCGACTtcaagggagggaagaaagtaAGCACAACCTGCCATCCAATTAGTCCTTGTagaaatttttgtcttttatatttGGTCCATATATGGACGTAATGTTTTAAGAATCCGTGGATGGGTTCTGTGTATTATCCTCAACTGCTGTCCTGTCTAGAGCTGAGATGATGTGTATTATCCTCAACCTCTGCCCTGTCTAGAGCTGAGATGATGTTATCAAGAAATGCCGAAGCATAataagggaggggaagaggatggGAAATGCGAATCTCTTGCAGCAAAGCGACAGTATGCAACGAACAATTAGAGATCCTTAACGAGAACTTTGAAAAATCTTCTATACCGAGTGTACTGCACCTGGTTGCGTTGCTTTTATTCAGTCGGTTACATGATGTTAATGGGAACAATTATTACATTTGATTactagttttgttttggggttatttttttctgtatctgataGACCgttaatttatttaatatcCATTGGTTTAGGTTCTTGACCTTTCCTTGAATATCTGTtagtcattttaatattttatatatatatatatgtgtgtgtaaatatatatatatatattaggaaTGTATTGCATCTTCTCACTGATAAGGTAGTGTACATCGTACTTGCAGTAAATGATCTCCAAAGAttactttctaaaatattttttcatgaatCTTTTCTCCCAGATTTCTTTAACACTTTTGGAATGACTTCAGTAAGCTTAGAAATTTTTTTGGTATTCTGAGAGGAACTGGGGATGGGGAGGCCGAATACAAGGAAAGTGTGATCCCTATGAATTAACACCTAGCAAGGTAagagaaaatacacaaaataaagtGCCTTAAAGCCAGAAAGGGAACCCTTTACACTGAGACTTAGACAGTGAATGGACGTTGTCATTGAAGTAGATGACCTATTGGGACCTACCTACCTGTAAATATCTTgatcagcagaaacaaaaaataaaaaccagcgaacaatatatttttctatcGTATTCTCCATCACCATTTTGTCTCATTGCTCTCAGTTCCACTTTGCCTACTCTTTGGGAAGTGGAGACTAGtgaaggaatggagaaaaactgATGCTTAGGTTGTTGCCATGTTTGAAGGGATCTTATGGAGTAATTGCTATTCCAGTAGAAGAAATAACCATTGTTTACATGTGTATGGAATATGAACTGCAACTAGCGTAGAGTTGATGTCTTATAATGTTCATCGTTTTTTGGTGACAGTCCCAAGGATGTAGGTACTTGGATGGATTCAGTGCatggaaattcttttttttttttaagacttgctTCTAAGATGcaataaagattttttatttgcagtcaGCGCCCCTCGTGTCGTCTGCCTCAGTCCGTATCTTTTCATACAGCGTAGGCACAGCCGCAAAGGGTAAAGCAGTTTCGGGAAGAAAGTCCAGGTAAAAGGATCTCCCTCGTACAAAGGCTTGACCTCTGTTGTGTTTTGGCCCAGAATAAACTTAATGCCACATACCCTGGctctggggaaagggaagataAATCCATTCATCAGACTTCGGTGTACACTCCCGTTGCTGCCCATGCTGATGAGCTGCGCGATTCCCCAGGGCAGCTGGTCATCTCTAATGGAGGTTTTGGACTTCTTCCTCATGAAAAGATTAAAAGTGCTTTTGCTGTCTGAAAACATCCCAAACtgtacatttaaaatgcatacGATAACAAGGCTGAATATTAAGTGTGTCGAGcacttatttttaatagctctgccagttttatcacagttgtTCAATATTGGTGTGAGGCttatttatgtaaaaattaa
This region of Buteo buteo chromosome 13, bButBut1.hap1.1, whole genome shotgun sequence genomic DNA includes:
- the CHSY1 gene encoding chondroitin sulfate synthase 1 isoform X2 — encoded protein: MGSARFGWARLGSATFGRARLGSATFGWARVDSARLGSATFGWARLGSATFGWARLGSALGTAVFPEERLRTWSKTIPGKVEFFSSEGSDTSIPIPIVPLPGVDDSYPPQKKSFMMLKYMHDHYLDKYEWFMRADDDVYIKGDKLENFLRSLNSSEPLFLGQTGLGTTEEMGKLALEPGENFCMGGPGVIMSREVLRRMVPHIGECLREMYTTHEDVEVGRCVRRFAGVQCVWSYEMQQLFYENYEQNKKGYIRDLRNSKIHRAITLHPNKNPPYQYRLHSYMLSRKIAELRHRTVQLHREIVLMSKYSNTEIHKDDLQLGMPPSFMRFQPRHREEILEWEFLTGKYLYSGADGQPPRRGMDSSQREALDDIVMQVMEMINANAKTRGRIIDFKEIQYGYRRVNPMYGAEYVLDLLLLYKKHKGKKMTVPVRRHAYLQQTFSKIQFMEHEEMDAKELASKINQDSGSLSFLSNSLKMFVPFQLSRSKVERKELKDKKINILIPLSGRFDMFARFMGNFEKTCLIPNQNVKLVVLLFNSNSNPDKAKQIELMRDYRSKYPKADMQVLPVSGEFSRALALEVGSSQFQNESLLFFCDVDLVFTTEFLQRCRANTVLGQQVYFPIIFSQYDPKIVYSGKVPSDNHFAFTQKTGFWRNYGFGITCIYKGDLLRAGGFDVSIQGWGLEDVDLFNKVIQAGLKTFRSQEIGVVHVHHPVFCDPNLDPKQYKMCLGSKASTYGSTQQLAEIWFEKNDPNFGKSSNTNGSVRTA
- the CHSY1 gene encoding chondroitin sulfate synthase 1 isoform X1, with the translated sequence MAGRGRRAWLSVLLGLVLGFVLASRLVLPRASELAAAARPRRARPQGCRPPPAAAAAPPRRPGPPAQSFLFVGVMTAQKYLRSRAVAAHRTWSKTIPGKVEFFSSEGSDTSIPIPIVPLPGVDDSYPPQKKSFMMLKYMHDHYLDKYEWFMRADDDVYIKGDKLENFLRSLNSSEPLFLGQTGLGTTEEMGKLALEPGENFCMGGPGVIMSREVLRRMVPHIGECLREMYTTHEDVEVGRCVRRFAGVQCVWSYEMQQLFYENYEQNKKGYIRDLRNSKIHRAITLHPNKNPPYQYRLHSYMLSRKIAELRHRTVQLHREIVLMSKYSNTEIHKDDLQLGMPPSFMRFQPRHREEILEWEFLTGKYLYSGADGQPPRRGMDSSQREALDDIVMQVMEMINANAKTRGRIIDFKEIQYGYRRVNPMYGAEYVLDLLLLYKKHKGKKMTVPVRRHAYLQQTFSKIQFMEHEEMDAKELASKINQDSGSLSFLSNSLKMFVPFQLSRSKVERKELKDKKINILIPLSGRFDMFARFMGNFEKTCLIPNQNVKLVVLLFNSNSNPDKAKQIELMRDYRSKYPKADMQVLPVSGEFSRALALEVGSSQFQNESLLFFCDVDLVFTTEFLQRCRANTVLGQQVYFPIIFSQYDPKIVYSGKVPSDNHFAFTQKTGFWRNYGFGITCIYKGDLLRAGGFDVSIQGWGLEDVDLFNKVIQAGLKTFRSQEIGVVHVHHPVFCDPNLDPKQYKMCLGSKASTYGSTQQLAEIWFEKNDPNFGKSSNTNGSVRTA